A genomic window from Streptomyces mirabilis includes:
- a CDS encoding helix-turn-helix domain-containing protein — MVHRLASARKAPKVVVERCRMVELSWGGWLVPQIADELRCGQKTVRRWLHRFNRLGLEGLEDLGGQGRRRRITEAERSRIVGLVRLTPPGRLEVQPSNEMWAADELGPSEWTLDTLAAAARDLGIEVSRSQVRRILLAEGVRWRRTRSWTRSGDVDFEGKGRGSSSCTPARPTARRWSAPTNSAR, encoded by the coding sequence GTGGTCCACCGCCTGGCGTCGGCCAGAAAGGCGCCCAAGGTTGTGGTGGAGCGCTGCCGGATGGTGGAGCTGAGCTGGGGCGGCTGGCTGGTCCCGCAGATAGCCGACGAGCTGCGGTGCGGTCAGAAGACGGTGCGCCGCTGGCTGCACCGCTTCAACCGCTTGGGGCTGGAGGGACTGGAGGATCTGGGCGGGCAGGGCCGCAGGCGAAGGATCACCGAGGCCGAGCGCTCGAGGATCGTCGGCCTGGTCAGGCTGACGCCGCCGGGTCGGCTGGAGGTGCAGCCGTCGAACGAGATGTGGGCCGCGGACGAGTTGGGGCCCTCGGAGTGGACTTTGGACACACTGGCTGCCGCGGCCCGGGACCTGGGCATCGAGGTCAGCCGCTCCCAGGTACGCCGGATCCTGCTGGCCGAGGGGGTGCGCTGGCGGCGCACGCGCTCGTGGACGCGCTCGGGAGATGTGGACTTCGAGGGAAAAGGACGCGGATCGTCGAGCTGTACACCAGCCCGCCCGACGGCGCGACGGTGGTCTGCGCCGACGAACTCGGCCCGGTGA
- a CDS encoding IS701 family transposase, with translation MDAFEVNRARAKLALFVADVFASVPRKDQRAKGDCYLRGLMLDGRRKSIQAMAERLADGNEQNLQQFVNQSTWDPVPVRRRIAERMVPQIGPAAWAVDDVSFPKDGKMSVAVARQYCGALGKQANCQVAVSVHAVSDTASCPLQWRLFVPQEWAHDAGRRKKTGIPPGVGHREKWRLALDTFDELAGWGLVPPVVVADAGYGQNADFRAGLSERGIGYVVAVRSDVTLHPHDAQPTAPAWSGNGRKPQPRYRHKPSSVAALAAGHGRQVFTEVRWREGSRGPMRSRFLALRVRPAGIRARLARAAAIAEHGHWDGVLPEVTLLVEWPPDAPKPTDYWLTSLPADTPVAELVRLAKIRWRIEHDYRELKHGLGLDHFEGRSWAGWHHHVTLVTAAHAFLTEQRLAPKADTADSPSTRSSTPSKTC, from the coding sequence GTGGATGCATTTGAAGTGAACCGTGCTCGGGCGAAGTTGGCGTTATTCGTGGCTGATGTGTTCGCGTCGGTGCCGCGCAAGGATCAGCGGGCGAAGGGTGACTGCTATCTGCGGGGGCTGATGCTGGACGGGCGGCGTAAGTCGATCCAGGCCATGGCGGAGCGGCTGGCGGATGGCAACGAGCAGAACCTGCAGCAGTTCGTGAACCAGTCGACCTGGGATCCGGTGCCGGTGCGGCGGCGGATCGCGGAGCGGATGGTGCCGCAGATCGGCCCGGCTGCCTGGGCGGTCGATGACGTGTCGTTCCCCAAGGACGGAAAGATGTCGGTGGCGGTCGCGCGCCAGTACTGCGGGGCTTTGGGCAAGCAGGCCAACTGCCAGGTCGCGGTGAGCGTGCACGCGGTCTCCGACACCGCGTCCTGTCCGCTGCAGTGGCGGTTGTTCGTGCCCCAGGAGTGGGCGCACGATGCCGGACGGCGGAAGAAGACCGGGATACCGCCAGGGGTCGGGCACCGGGAGAAGTGGCGCCTGGCCCTGGACACCTTCGACGAGCTGGCGGGGTGGGGTCTGGTGCCGCCGGTGGTGGTGGCCGATGCCGGCTACGGGCAGAACGCCGACTTCCGGGCCGGCCTGAGCGAGCGGGGCATCGGCTATGTCGTGGCGGTCCGTTCGGACGTGACCCTCCACCCGCACGACGCGCAGCCCACCGCCCCGGCCTGGTCCGGAAACGGCCGCAAGCCGCAGCCCCGCTACCGGCACAAGCCGTCCTCGGTGGCCGCGCTGGCCGCCGGCCACGGACGACAGGTGTTCACCGAGGTGAGGTGGCGTGAAGGCTCCCGCGGGCCGATGCGCTCGCGCTTTCTGGCGCTGCGGGTGCGGCCGGCCGGCATCAGGGCCCGCCTGGCCCGGGCCGCCGCCATCGCCGAACACGGCCACTGGGACGGTGTCCTGCCCGAGGTGACGCTGCTGGTCGAATGGCCCCCGGACGCCCCAAAGCCCACCGACTACTGGCTCACCAGCCTGCCCGCCGACACCCCGGTGGCTGAACTGGTCCGCCTGGCCAAGATCCGCTGGCGGATCGAGCACGACTACCGGGAACTCAAGCACGGCCTCGGCCTGGACCACTTCGAGGGACGTTCCTGGGCCGGCTGGCATCACCACGTCACCCTGGTCACCGCCGCCCACGCGTTCCTCACCGAAC